A stretch of Mesoplodon densirostris isolate mMesDen1 chromosome 9, mMesDen1 primary haplotype, whole genome shotgun sequence DNA encodes these proteins:
- the IGFBP3 gene encoding insulin-like growth factor-binding protein 3 encodes MLRTRPALWTAALTALALLHGPPAARAGAGAAGTGPVVRCEPCDARALAQCAPPPPAPPCAELVREPGCGCCLTCALREGQPCGVYTERCGSGLRCQPPPGEPRPLQALLDGRGLCANASAAGRLRAYLLPATPAPGNGSESEEDHSMGSTENQALTSTHRVPDSKFHPIHTKMDVIKKGHAKDSQRYKVDYESQSTDTQNFSSESKRETEYGPCRREMEDTLNHLKFLNMLSPRGIHIPNCDKKGFYKKKQCRPSKGRKRGFCWCVDKYGQPLPGFDVKGKGDVHCYSMESK; translated from the exons ATGCTGCGGACGCGCCCCGCGCTCTGGACTGCGGCTCTGACCGCGCTGGCGTTGCTCCACGGGCCGCCAGCGGCACGGGCCGGCGCGGGCGCTGCGGGCACCGGCCCCGTGGTGCGCTGCGAGCCGTGCGACGCGCGTGCCCTGGCCCAGTGCGCGCCGCCTCCCCCGGCGCCCCCGTGCGCCGAGCTTGTGCGCGAGCCGGGCTGCGGCTGCTGCCTGACGTGCGCGCTGCGCGAGGGTCAGCCTTGCGGCGTCTACACCGAGCGTTGCGGCTCCGGCCTCCGCTGCCAGCCGCCGCCCGGCGAGCCGCGCCCGCTACAAGCGCTGCTGGACGGCCGCGGGCTCTGCGCCAACGCCAGCGCCGCCGGCCGCCTGCGCGCCTACCTGCTGCCCGCAACGCCCGCGCCAG gaaatgGCAGTGAGTCAGAGGAAGATCACAGCATGGGGAGCACAGAGAACCAGGCCCTGACCAGCACGCACAGGGTGCCCGACTCCAAATTCCACCCCATCCACACCAAGATGGACGTCATCAAGAAAGGACACGCCAAGGACAGCCAGCGCTACAAGGTCGACTATGAGTCTCAGAGCACAGACACGCAGAACTTCTCATCTGAGTCCAAGCGTGAGACGGAATAT ggGCCCTGCCGCCGGGAAATGGAGGACACACTGAACCATCTCAAGTTCCTGAACATGCTCAGCCCCAGGGGCATCCACATTCCCAACTGCGACAAGAAGGGCTTCTACAAGAAAAAGCAG TGCCGCCCTTCCAAAGGCAGGAAGCGGGGCTTCTGCTGGTGCGTGGATAAGTACGGGCAGCCCCTCCCGGGCTTCGACGTGAAGGGGAAAGGGGACGTGCACTGCTACAGCATGGAGAGCAAGTAG